In one window of Mesorhizobium sp. B2-1-1 DNA:
- a CDS encoding ABC transporter ATP-binding protein — translation MTEPSKTRKAQALNALDLNDLSVAYRVSGRNRAVLRNLSLTIGQGEAYGLVGESGCGKSTVALSVVRYLPRNGSISGGAISLDGQDVMKLDAEALRKMRAESVSMVYQDPGKALNPSIRIGRQLTEIFELGGKTGQAAEDRAIAMLNRVRISDPVSVMQRYPHQLSGGMQQRVAIAMALANDPSMLILDEPTTGLDATVEAEVLDLIAQLRQELSASILFISHNLAVVSNMCDRVGVLYAGMLVEEGPTEAVFNDPRHPYTVALLRCLPRGGQRKDQGRLDTIPGFLPGIGADIKGCPFTDRCALATDRCRNELPPLYELGGRLSRCHYHEKAQSLPRATPSDAPAAPKAAAAPVLRVAGLNKTFASHGHSLRAVKDVSLDLRPGETLGLVGESGSGKTTFARLLLGLVPPDDGGSIELEGKALAPRLGDRSDDQVKAMQIVFQNPDSALNRSHSIRHLIGRALKRLAGLSGKALEARLDDLVRSVRLTDRHLVVKPRQLSGGLKQRVAIARAFAGDPRIVVCDEPTSALDVSVQAAILNLLADLQAKEDVSYIFISHDLGVVRYLSDKIAVLYLGRIMELGPSEEVFSGPHHPYTEALLSAVPRLDQTETARIRLDGEIPSATNPPPGCVFHTRCPRKIGPICEQQEPALAEARPGHSIRCHIPYAELARLQRPAAVDTEPA, via the coding sequence ATGACTGAACCCTCCAAGACCCGGAAGGCGCAGGCCCTGAACGCACTCGACCTCAACGACCTGTCGGTCGCTTATCGTGTTTCCGGCCGAAACCGGGCGGTGCTGCGCAATCTCAGTCTCACCATCGGCCAAGGCGAGGCCTATGGGCTGGTCGGCGAATCCGGCTGCGGCAAATCCACGGTCGCCCTTTCCGTCGTGCGCTACCTGCCGCGAAACGGTTCCATATCAGGCGGCGCGATCTCGCTCGACGGACAGGACGTCATGAAGCTCGATGCCGAGGCGCTCAGAAAGATGCGAGCCGAAAGCGTCTCAATGGTCTATCAGGACCCCGGCAAGGCGCTGAACCCGTCGATCCGCATCGGTCGCCAGCTGACCGAGATCTTCGAGCTTGGGGGCAAAACGGGGCAGGCAGCCGAGGATCGCGCAATCGCCATGCTGAACCGGGTGCGGATCTCCGATCCGGTCAGCGTCATGCAACGCTATCCGCACCAGCTTTCCGGCGGCATGCAGCAGCGCGTGGCGATCGCCATGGCGCTGGCCAACGATCCTTCGATGCTGATCCTGGACGAGCCGACGACCGGCCTCGACGCGACCGTCGAAGCCGAGGTGCTCGACCTGATCGCGCAGCTGCGGCAAGAATTGTCGGCCTCGATCCTGTTCATCAGCCACAATCTCGCCGTCGTCTCCAACATGTGCGATCGCGTCGGCGTGCTCTATGCCGGCATGCTGGTCGAGGAAGGGCCGACGGAGGCCGTCTTCAACGATCCGCGCCATCCCTATACGGTAGCGCTGCTGCGCTGCCTGCCGCGCGGCGGCCAGCGCAAGGACCAGGGCCGCCTCGACACCATCCCGGGCTTTTTGCCCGGCATCGGGGCCGACATCAAGGGCTGCCCCTTCACCGACCGCTGCGCTCTCGCTACCGATCGCTGCCGCAACGAGTTGCCGCCGCTCTACGAACTGGGCGGCCGGCTGTCGCGCTGCCACTATCACGAGAAGGCGCAATCCCTGCCGCGCGCGACGCCCAGCGACGCGCCCGCCGCGCCGAAAGCCGCAGCCGCGCCGGTATTGCGGGTCGCCGGGCTGAACAAGACCTTTGCCAGCCATGGCCATTCGCTGCGCGCGGTGAAGGACGTGTCGCTCGATCTCAGGCCGGGCGAAACGCTCGGGCTGGTCGGCGAATCCGGCAGCGGCAAGACCACTTTCGCCAGGCTGCTGCTCGGCCTTGTGCCGCCCGACGACGGCGGCAGCATCGAGCTCGAGGGCAAGGCGCTGGCGCCGCGGCTGGGGGACCGCAGCGACGACCAGGTCAAGGCGATGCAGATCGTCTTCCAGAATCCGGACTCCGCACTCAACCGGTCGCATTCGATAAGGCATCTGATCGGCCGCGCGCTGAAGCGGCTGGCGGGCTTGAGCGGCAAGGCGCTCGAGGCGCGCCTCGACGACCTCGTCCGCTCGGTGCGGCTGACCGACCGGCATCTGGTCGTGAAGCCGCGCCAGCTGTCGGGCGGACTGAAACAGCGCGTTGCCATAGCGCGCGCCTTCGCCGGCGATCCACGCATCGTCGTGTGCGACGAGCCGACCTCGGCGCTCGACGTGTCGGTGCAGGCCGCGATCCTGAACCTGCTCGCCGATCTGCAAGCGAAGGAAGACGTCAGCTACATCTTCATCTCGCATGACCTTGGCGTGGTGCGCTACCTCTCCGACAAGATCGCCGTGCTCTATCTCGGTCGCATCATGGAGCTTGGGCCGTCGGAAGAGGTTTTCTCCGGCCCGCATCATCCCTACACCGAAGCGCTGCTGTCGGCCGTGCCCAGGCTCGACCAGACCGAGACGGCACGCATCCGTCTCGACGGCGAAATCCCCAGCGCCACCAATCCGCCGCCGGGCTGTGTCTTCCACACGCGCTGCCCACGCAAGATCGGCCCGATCTGCGAACAGCAGGAACCGGCGCTGGCCGAGGCGCGCCCCGGACACTCGATCCGCTGCCATATTCCCTACGCGGAACTCGCCAGGCTGCAGAGGCCGGCAGCGGTCGATACCGAGCCGGCGTAG
- a CDS encoding SDR family oxidoreductase, which produces MDLFKLDGDVALVTGAGSGIGQAIAIGLAQAGADVACFGHASKGGLEETAQRITALGRKALVLTGTVTSEGDLAAATDRVESELGALTIAVNNAGIAGSEPAETMALETWRKVHEVNVAGVFLSCQAEARKMLARRKGSIVNIASMSGTIVNRGLTQAHYNSSKAAVIHMSKSLAMEWADRGLRVNVVSPGYTLTPMNKRPEVAEEIKIFKRDTPMGRMAAPEEMVGPTVFLASRASSFVTGLDLIVDGGYVCW; this is translated from the coding sequence ATGGATCTTTTCAAGCTGGACGGCGATGTCGCGCTGGTTACCGGTGCCGGCAGCGGCATCGGCCAGGCAATCGCGATCGGATTGGCGCAGGCCGGCGCCGACGTCGCCTGTTTCGGCCATGCATCGAAGGGCGGGCTGGAGGAGACCGCACAGCGTATCACCGCGCTTGGGCGCAAGGCGCTGGTGCTGACGGGCACGGTGACGTCCGAGGGCGATCTCGCGGCGGCGACCGACCGCGTCGAGAGCGAACTCGGCGCCCTGACGATTGCCGTCAACAATGCCGGCATCGCCGGATCGGAGCCGGCCGAGACAATGGCCCTGGAGACGTGGCGGAAGGTGCACGAGGTCAATGTCGCCGGCGTGTTCCTGTCCTGCCAGGCCGAAGCGCGCAAGATGCTGGCGCGGCGCAAGGGCTCGATCGTCAACATCGCCTCGATGTCGGGCACCATCGTCAATCGCGGGCTGACGCAGGCGCATTACAATTCCTCGAAGGCCGCCGTCATCCACATGTCGAAGAGCCTCGCCATGGAGTGGGCCGACCGCGGCCTGCGCGTCAATGTGGTCAGCCCGGGCTACACGCTGACGCCGATGAACAAGCGGCCGGAGGTGGCGGAAGAGATAAAGATCTTCAAGCGCGACACGCCGATGGGGCGCATGGCGGCGCCCGAGGAAATGGTCGGGCCGACCGTGTTCCTGGCCAGCCGCGCGTCGAGCTTCGTCACCGGCCTCGACCTGATCGTCGATGGCGGCTACGTCTGCTGGTAA
- a CDS encoding ABC transporter permease: MSAVQTSPARQDDTRQRSPLAEVLSSLLRSGTFLVGITIVLFWVACALFGEHFAPYDPLADDIINALAPPSAEHWFGTDQIGRDVFSRVIVGSRDILTVAPLATLLATVAGTALGLLTGYFRGIVDDVVSRILEAFMAIPVVIVALLAIVALGTSKTTVIVVIGLSFAPIIARTVRSAVLAERELDYVAAAQLRHESALHTMFVEILPNVIPPILVETTVRLGYAIFAVATLSFMGFGIQPPSPDWGLSISSNYGMIGGGFWWTVLFDALAIASLVIGVNLAADGVHGAFND; the protein is encoded by the coding sequence ATGAGCGCCGTCCAGACCAGTCCCGCCAGACAGGACGACACCCGCCAGCGCAGCCCCCTGGCGGAGGTTTTGTCCTCGCTGCTTCGCTCCGGCACCTTCCTCGTCGGCATCACCATCGTGCTGTTCTGGGTCGCCTGTGCGCTGTTCGGCGAACATTTCGCGCCCTACGATCCGCTCGCCGACGACATCATCAACGCGCTGGCGCCGCCTTCGGCCGAACACTGGTTCGGCACCGACCAGATCGGCCGCGACGTCTTCTCGCGCGTCATCGTCGGCTCGCGCGACATCCTGACCGTGGCGCCGCTGGCGACATTGCTGGCGACGGTGGCCGGCACGGCGCTCGGGCTGCTCACCGGTTACTTCCGCGGTATCGTCGACGATGTCGTCAGCCGCATCCTGGAAGCCTTCATGGCAATCCCGGTGGTGATCGTGGCGCTGCTCGCCATCGTGGCGCTCGGCACGTCCAAGACCACCGTCATCGTGGTCATCGGCCTGAGCTTCGCGCCGATCATCGCGCGCACCGTGCGCTCGGCGGTGCTGGCTGAGCGCGAGCTCGACTATGTCGCCGCGGCCCAGCTCAGGCATGAGAGTGCGCTGCATACGATGTTCGTCGAGATCCTGCCCAACGTCATTCCGCCGATCCTGGTCGAAACCACCGTGCGGCTTGGTTATGCCATTTTCGCGGTTGCCACGCTTTCCTTCATGGGCTTCGGCATCCAGCCGCCGTCGCCGGACTGGGGGCTCTCGATTTCCAGCAATTACGGCATGATCGGCGGCGGCTTCTGGTGGACCGTGCTGTTCGACGCGCTCGCCATCGCCTCGCTGGTGATCGGCGTCAACCTGGCGGCCGACGGCGTGCATGGAGCCTTCAATGACTGA
- a CDS encoding DUF427 domain-containing protein → MTKEKKRETTIRKPHLRGRGPHFPLLDTIVQYEFEPGYVAFTMPMQKRLRVQVGSMIVADTTRALVFYESDHLPVYYFPMSDVREEFLLPSRTTTEDPFKGLATHYSLNTGITLVEDAAWRYLDPVKGCPPIADYMSFYWPKMTHWYEEDEEIFVHARDPFRRVDCLPSSRRVQVILDGEQVADSRRGVFLFETGHPVRHYLPISDTRLDMFAPSRYISRCPYKGISNYYHVTTGKKRHENLVWYYPEPVHEAERIKGLVCFHHELVDKILVDGVEIPKEATAASDGYF, encoded by the coding sequence ATGACAAAAGAAAAGAAACGGGAGACTACCATTCGCAAGCCTCATTTGCGCGGCCGCGGGCCGCATTTTCCCTTGCTCGACACGATCGTGCAGTATGAGTTCGAGCCCGGCTACGTCGCCTTCACCATGCCGATGCAGAAGCGGCTGCGCGTGCAAGTGGGATCGATGATCGTCGCCGACACGACCAGGGCGCTGGTGTTCTACGAATCCGATCACCTGCCGGTCTACTACTTCCCGATGAGTGACGTGCGCGAGGAGTTCCTGCTGCCGAGCAGGACGACGACGGAAGATCCGTTCAAGGGCCTGGCTACGCACTACTCGCTCAACACCGGCATCACGCTGGTCGAGGATGCCGCCTGGCGCTATCTCGACCCGGTCAAGGGCTGTCCGCCGATCGCGGACTACATGTCCTTCTACTGGCCCAAGATGACGCACTGGTATGAGGAGGACGAGGAGATCTTCGTCCACGCCCGCGACCCGTTCCGGCGGGTCGACTGCCTGCCGTCCTCACGGCGGGTGCAGGTCATCCTGGACGGCGAGCAGGTCGCCGATTCACGGCGCGGCGTGTTCCTGTTCGAGACCGGCCATCCGGTACGCCATTATCTGCCAATCTCCGACACGCGGCTCGATATGTTCGCGCCCAGCCGCTACATCTCGCGCTGCCCCTACAAGGGCATCTCCAACTACTATCACGTGACGACGGGCAAGAAGCGCCACGAGAACCTCGTCTGGTATTATCCCGAGCCGGTGCATGAGGCGGAGCGCATCAAGGGCCTGGTCTGCTTCCATCACGAACTGGTCGACAAGATCCTGGTCGACGGCGTCGAGATCCCGAAAGAAGCCACGGCCGCCTCCGACGGCTATTTCTAG
- a CDS encoding ABC transporter substrate-binding protein: MPKHFERIDIARRNLTAIENSAVDELLAGRLDRRDFLRHGSVLGLSLPFLGSLVAAAGLDTQEARAEGKPGGTVRAGVATPGGAIDPVTYYDSGSYQLVFQTAEFLCVTQPDLTLKPVLAESWSPNEDGSVWTFKLRKGVKFHNGEDFKADDVVATFDRLADPDGASNALSVFKGLLSKGGTRKVDDHTVAFHLDVPNGSFPYSVSIDNYNAVILPASYKGDYEKTFEGTGPFRLESYTPKVGATFIRNPDYWGEKALPDRLEFKFYGDVQPRILALQAGEVDILDAVPLDVSQVVLNSPDITVLRVASTAHRQLHMRCDMAPFTDKRVRQALALCIDRSKLVDGLCRGMAATGNDSPFAPAFPATDRTVPQRAQDIAKAKQLMEAVGLGSGFDITLTTLRYSDIPGYAQLFQNFAKEIGARVSLNIEDQDKYYGKAVFGQSDWLDSPLGITDYAHRSVPNVFLKSPLVSDGPWNAAHFKSPAYDGMVTSYLKALDIGAQRAAASDIQKLLLDETPVIFSYFPDLLVPVRKNVSGLPPIAAGLLLDRVSLG, encoded by the coding sequence ATGCCGAAGCATTTCGAGAGGATCGACATCGCCCGCAGGAATCTGACTGCAATCGAAAATTCCGCTGTCGACGAGTTGCTGGCCGGCCGGCTCGACCGGCGCGATTTCCTGCGTCATGGCAGCGTTCTCGGCCTTTCGCTGCCGTTCTTGGGCAGCCTTGTCGCCGCCGCCGGTCTCGACACGCAAGAAGCCCGCGCCGAAGGCAAGCCGGGCGGCACGGTGCGCGCCGGCGTGGCGACGCCAGGCGGGGCCATCGATCCCGTCACCTACTACGACAGCGGCAGCTACCAGCTGGTTTTCCAGACCGCCGAATTCCTCTGCGTCACACAGCCGGACCTCACGCTGAAGCCGGTGCTGGCGGAAAGCTGGTCGCCGAACGAGGACGGCAGCGTCTGGACGTTCAAGCTGCGCAAGGGCGTGAAATTCCACAATGGCGAGGACTTCAAGGCCGACGACGTCGTCGCGACCTTCGACCGGCTGGCCGACCCGGACGGGGCCTCGAACGCGCTTTCGGTGTTCAAGGGCCTGCTGTCGAAGGGCGGCACCCGCAAGGTCGACGACCACACCGTCGCCTTCCATCTCGACGTGCCGAACGGCAGCTTTCCCTATTCGGTGTCGATCGACAACTACAATGCCGTCATCCTGCCGGCGAGCTACAAGGGCGATTACGAAAAGACTTTTGAAGGCACCGGCCCATTTCGGCTGGAGAGCTACACGCCGAAAGTCGGCGCGACGTTCATCCGCAACCCCGATTATTGGGGCGAGAAGGCGCTGCCCGACCGGCTCGAGTTCAAATTCTACGGCGATGTCCAGCCGCGCATCCTGGCGCTGCAGGCCGGCGAAGTGGACATTCTCGACGCCGTTCCGCTCGATGTCAGCCAAGTGGTGCTGAACAGCCCCGACATCACCGTGCTGCGCGTCGCCTCGACCGCGCACCGCCAGCTCCACATGCGCTGCGACATGGCGCCTTTCACCGACAAGCGCGTGCGCCAGGCGCTGGCGCTGTGCATCGACCGTTCCAAGCTGGTGGATGGGCTGTGCCGCGGGATGGCGGCGACCGGCAATGACAGCCCGTTTGCGCCGGCCTTCCCCGCGACCGACAGAACGGTGCCGCAGCGCGCCCAGGACATCGCCAAGGCCAAGCAGCTTATGGAAGCCGTGGGCCTCGGCAGCGGCTTCGACATCACGCTGACGACGCTGCGCTACTCCGACATTCCCGGCTACGCGCAGCTGTTCCAGAACTTCGCCAAGGAGATCGGCGCGCGCGTCTCGCTCAACATCGAGGACCAGGACAAATATTACGGCAAGGCGGTGTTCGGTCAATCGGACTGGCTGGACAGCCCGCTCGGCATCACCGACTACGCCCATCGCAGCGTGCCGAACGTGTTCCTGAAAAGCCCGCTGGTCAGCGACGGTCCGTGGAACGCGGCGCATTTCAAGAGCCCAGCCTATGACGGCATGGTCACTTCCTATCTCAAGGCGCTCGACATCGGCGCACAGCGCGCGGCGGCGTCAGACATCCAGAAGCTGCTGCTCGACGAGACGCCTGTCATCTTCAGCTATTTCCCCGACCTCCTGGTGCCGGTGCGCAAGAATGTCAGCGGGCTGCCGCCGATCGCCGCCGGCCTGCTGCTCGACCGGGTGTCGCTGGGATAG
- a CDS encoding LysR family transcriptional regulator gives MDTENLRSFLEIAEHGSFTVAANRLNLAQSTVSARIRVLEEQLGRRLFIRDRDGITLTPAGRQFLPHASAITRTWEQSRQDIAVPDGYETLLRLTAPAYLWERITSPWVEWMRAERPNVALRLEGSFPDLAIDQLAEGLLDICILYLPRPHPGIVYETLAVDQVVLVQHAAQTKPWTENYILMDWGLEFRIEHDRAFAGMVKPAISAGLVFIGLQHVLSQQAAAYLPLSAVSAHIERGEMKRVANTPVFQRPIYLAYPSNPASSDVLDVALAGLRALTRDWAGEQGFAEGDRSFSMAGHP, from the coding sequence ATGGACACCGAAAACCTGCGCAGTTTCCTGGAGATTGCCGAGCATGGCAGCTTCACCGTCGCGGCCAATCGGCTGAACCTTGCCCAGTCCACCGTCAGTGCGCGGATAAGAGTGCTGGAGGAGCAGTTGGGGCGACGGCTTTTCATCCGCGACCGCGATGGCATCACGCTGACGCCGGCCGGCCGCCAGTTCCTGCCGCATGCATCCGCCATCACCCGTACCTGGGAGCAATCGAGGCAGGACATCGCCGTTCCCGATGGCTACGAAACACTGCTGCGGCTGACCGCGCCCGCCTATCTGTGGGAGCGCATCACTTCGCCATGGGTCGAATGGATGCGCGCCGAGCGGCCGAACGTTGCGTTGCGGCTCGAGGGCAGTTTTCCCGATCTGGCGATCGATCAACTGGCCGAAGGCCTGCTCGACATCTGCATCCTCTATCTGCCGCGGCCGCATCCCGGCATCGTTTACGAAACGCTGGCCGTCGACCAGGTGGTGCTTGTCCAGCATGCCGCCCAGACGAAGCCGTGGACCGAGAACTACATACTGATGGACTGGGGGCTCGAATTCCGCATCGAGCATGATCGGGCGTTTGCCGGCATGGTCAAGCCGGCCATTTCGGCCGGCCTAGTCTTCATCGGGTTGCAGCACGTGCTGTCGCAGCAAGCCGCCGCCTATCTGCCGCTCAGCGCCGTCAGCGCCCATATCGAGCGCGGCGAAATGAAACGCGTCGCGAACACGCCCGTGTTCCAGCGGCCGATCTATCTTGCCTATCCCAGCAATCCGGCCTCGTCGGATGTGCTCGACGTGGCCTTGGCGGGATTGCGGGCACTGACGAGGGATTGGGCCGGCGAGCAGGGCTTCGCCGAGGGCGACCGGTCCTTCAGCATGGCCGGCCATCCGTGA